Genomic DNA from Scomber scombrus chromosome 21, fScoSco1.1, whole genome shotgun sequence:
GACAGATCCAACATCACATGAGAAAGCTTGTTGGTTTAAACTATGatggtaaaaaaataacaacagtgtACTGCTGGTTTCATACAATTTTAAGGCAtactaaaacacaaaaatctttTACAGAACCCACACCAGAAGATATAAATTCTGTGCCAGCTAAAGAAGATCAGCTTGTATATATAAAACAAGGCCAAGAAGCGATGAGGAAGGCTCTCAACATGTTGGAGGAAAAAGATGGATGGAACGTCGAGATCACACAGGTAACATTTGATTGATTAAAGTGCCATCTTCTCCAAAGTTCATTTGTCTCCTCTCTGAAATGGCTTGAACCAGGTGACCATTGTGTTATAATTGCACCTCTGCTTGTTTGTTGTGCCTTTTAGAGCAATGGAGATGTGATCTGTAGCAAAGTGATACCGGGGTCCACAAAGGTCTTCAGGCTGGAGGCAGTCCTGGAGGCCAGCCCGGATGAACTTTACGACCTCCTGTTTGTCAGATTAGAGGAGATGCACGAGTGGAACCCGAGCATCCAACATATCAAAGTGAGCCTCTGACCTTTCAACGACTAACACAGGGCTGCTGTTGATGATCTGATATTTCACCAACTATGAAACTATAACCTATAAAAAATACCACAGGTTATACAAAAGGAGAAGAACTTTTGTGAAAAGGTTTCCTAACTATATGTTCAGTTAAGACTTCTCTTTAACTTGATGAAGGTCTAGTTTTCTAGAACTTTTCTGTTTATAGCCACACTTCATTGACATCATGATGGATTGCAGGAAGTAATCTATTCTCACACTGCTAGACCCTTCAACAAGTACTTAAAATAATTTAGTCCATGGCCAtcattgtgtctctgtgtcgTAGGTTCTTAAGCAAGTTGGACCTGAAACGATCGTCACTCATGAAGTTTCAGCAGAGACTGCAGGAAATCTGATTGGCCAAAGGGATTTTCTGACTGTCAGACACAGT
This window encodes:
- the star2 gene encoding steroidogenic acute regulatory protein, coding for MLPAVVKLCCGISYRHLRSMAGLQRTAVAVIGQEITHLQRSGQIQHHMRKLVGLNYDEPTPEDINSVPAKEDQLVYIKQGQEAMRKALNMLEEKDGWNVEITQSNGDVICSKVIPGSTKVFRLEAVLEASPDELYDLLFVRLEEMHEWNPSIQHIKVLKQVGPETIVTHEVSAETAGNLIGQRDFLTVRHSSKQKSRIYLGGASIKLESFQPQEGFVRAEDGPTCIIIEALDKDSRRSRFTWLLNMDVKGWLPKSIVNQTLPRAQLDFTRHLRRRLTASTTLG